The Pseudomonas sp. IAC-BECa141 genome contains the following window.
TCAGCGGAGCCCAGACGATCATGCCTTATGGCTTTCTCGAGTTTGCCAGCCAGGACCCGAGCAACGACTGGCGCCAGGACCTGCGAACCGGTGTCGGCCTGCGCTGGCAATGGTGGTACGACGAGGATCGCTACAACGCCTACCGCTCGAAACTGACGGTTCGCACCGAATATCAACAGTCGCTGGGCGGCAATCTGTATGAAGGTGGCAACGGTGTGCTGCTGGGCGTGGAGTGGAATTTCTGATGGTTCGATGGATGTTGTGTTTGTGCCTGCTGATGAGTGCCACCGTCGCCACGGCCGATGAGCGAGTGTTCTATCAGCCGCTGAATGTCGATGCCGGCCTGACCCAGGCGCAGTGGCAGAAAGTCTGGCAAGACACCGCGAAACAAGGCACGCGAACCGTGATCGTGCAGTGGACGGCCTATGGCGACTCGGACTTCGGCGGCGCCAATGGCTGGCTCGCCAACAGCCTGAAACTCGCTCAGCGGCAAGGTCTGCAACTGGTGCTCGGCCTGGCGATGGACCCGGCCTTCTACACGCGCATTGATGAACTGGACAGCGCCGGTCTCGGCGCCTACTGGCAGGCACAACTGGGTCAGTCACTGGCCCGGCAGCAGAAGCTGCGCCAGGACTGGAAGCTGCCGGTCAGCGGCTGGTATCTGCCGCTGGAGCTGGACGACCTGCACTTCCTGGCGGCAGATCGGCGGGCCACGCTTCAGCGCCAATTGAAGGACTTCGCCGCGAAACTGGACGCGCCGCTGCATGTCAGCGCTTTCAGTGCCGGCAAGCTGGCCCCGGCGGTCAACGGTCAATGGCTGGGCGAATTGACGGCAGCCGGGGCGCACGTCTGGTGGCAGGACGGCGCGGGTACCGGCCGTTTGTCACCGCTGGTGCGTAAAGGTTACGTCAGCGCACTGCCCTGCTCCGTGGGTATCGTGCGCGAAGCCTTCCGGCAGGTCAGCCGCGAGGGCGAGCCCTTCCGTGCCGAACCGGCCACCCCGGATGCGACCTCTACCGGTTGCCATCAGAACGCGGTGTTTTCCCTACGCTATCGACCGTGGGGTTCGGTCATCCTCGATAACCAACGCAAGCATCCGGGCAGCAATGTACAAAACCATTGAAGACGAAGTCCTGAAGAAGACCGCGCCCGCCGAAGTGTGGGAGGAGTTCATCCAGCATGAATTCGAGCGGCTGCATTCGTTCTGCCTGTTGATCTACCTGGCGAGCATCGGCATCTGGCTGGCCTTCGACCTGATCGTCAGCTTCATCGGCAATCAGGGATTCACCTGGCGTTCGATGGTGTTCATCGCAGCCTTTGCGATTCTTGCTGTGGTGTTGATGTTCACCCGCAAGGCCCGACACTTCGACTGGCTGAACCTGACATTCGTGGTGATCATCACACTCGGCATCCGAATGGTGATCAACGGCTTGCCGCCGACGTTTCACGGCATCTGGCTGGTACTCGCTGCCGCCACCACGCTTTACAGTGCCTCCGTGCTCCCGCTCAGCCGATGGTCGTTCTTCGCTGCACAGGTCGTCACCTGGCTGATGCTCAATCCTTTCATGAACACCGGCATCGACCTGCTCGAGCTCAAAGGTGTGATGACCATCGCCTACAGCGTTTTTCTCTGTGCGTTGACGATCTATACATTTCTGAAGCTGCGCGAGGCCAAGCTCTACAACTACATCATGTCCAAGCTGTTGCTGGATCAGGCCTACAACGACACGCTCACCGAAATTCCCAACCGCCGCTCATTCATGACCAGCGTCGGAAAAACCCTGCAAGCCGTACCGCGCGAGCATGACCATTACCTGGCGATGATCGACATCGACAACTTCAAGAAAGTGAATGATGTGTACGGCCACGACATCGGCGATGAAGTGCTCAAGCGGATCGCGGCAGACATCAAAGCGGTAATGGCACCGTTCGAGTACGCGCGACTGGGTGGCGAGGAATTTGCGATTTATCTGGCGGGCGTTCGCCGCGAGGACGTCGAGGCATTGGCCGGTGAGTTATGCCGGGTGGTGCGTGAGCAAACCACCCGGCACCCGGTGACCATCAGCATCGGGGTGGCCCGGGTTGCAGACGGGGACACCCTCAACCAGGCGCTGATCAAGGCTGACGAAGCGTTGTACGAGTCAAAGCATACCGGCAAGGACCGCTACACCTTTCATCAGTGAGGCCGTCAGGCCTCACGCACCAGCAACACCCGTGTCACGCGACGCTCTTCGACCGCCATCACGGTCATGCCCCAGCCTTCATGCTCCAGTCGATCGCCCTTCATCGGCAGGCGATCCAGCAGGCTCATCACCAGCCCGGCCAGGGTCTGGTAATCCTCGGTCGGCTCGGCGCGAAAACCGGTGTGTTCACGGATGCGGGTCAGATTCAGCGCACCATTGACGATGAACCCGCCCTGCTCTTCGACCACGTCCGGGCCGGCGATTTCGCTGGCGTCCGGCAGCTCGCCGGCGATCGACTCAAGAATGTCGGTCATGGTCAACACACCCACAAAGTCACCGAACTCATTCACCACAAAGGCAATGTGGGTCGAGGCCGCACGCATTTGCTCCAGTGCGTTGAGGATCGAATAACTGTCCAGCAGATTGACGGTCTTGCGCGCCAGGTGTTCAAGGTTGGGCTCATTGCCGGCCAGGTATTCCTTGAGCAGTTCCTTCTTGTGCACGAAGCCCAGCGGCTCATCCACCGCGCCGTTACGAATCAGCGGCAAGCGCGAGTAGGACGAATGCATCAGTCGCGTGCGAATAGCCTCGGCATCGTCGGCCAGATCAATGTGATCGACATCGGCGCGCACCGTCATCAGAGCGCGAATCGGCCGTTCAGCCAGTTGCAGCACACCGCTGATCATCACCCGTTCGCGACGGTCGAACAGCTCCGCGCTCGGCGCTTCACCGTTGTCCAGCAAGTCGGAAATTTCCTCGCCGACCTCTTCCACTGCCAGTTTGCGACCGCCCAACAGACGCATCACCGCATGGGCCGTGCGCTCACGCATCGGGCGCAATCCCTGCATCGAGCGCTTGCGACGGGCGCGGGCGATCTGGTTGAAGATTTCGATCAGGATCGAGAAACCAATCGCGGCGTACAGATAACCTTTCGGAATGTGGAAGCCCAGGCCTTCGGCGGTCAGCGCGAAACCGATCATCATCAGGAAGCCCAGACACAGCATGATCACCGTCGGATGGGCGTTGACGAAGCGGGTCAGCGGCTTGCTGGCAACGATCATCACACCGATGGACACGACCACCGCGATCATCATCACCGCCAGTTCATCGACCATGCCCACCGCCGTGATCACCGCGTCCAAAGAGAACACCGCGTCCAGCACGACAATCTGCGCCACGATCGGCCAGAACAGCGCATAAGCGGTATTGGTCGAACGCTCGCCGACGTGGCCTTCCAAACGTTCGTGCAACTCCATGGTTGCTTTGAACAACAGGAACACACCACCGAACAGCATGATCAGGTCACGGCCGGAGAAGCTCTTGTCGAACACTTCGAACAACGGCTGTGTGAGGGTGACCAGCCAGGAAATACTCGCCAGCAGACCCAGACGCATGATCAACGCCAGACTCAAGCCAATGATCCGCGCACGATCGCGCTGATGGGGCGGCAGTTTGTCCGCCAGGATTGCGATGAACACCAGGTTGTCGATACCCAGTACCAGTTCCAGCACGATCAGTGTCAACAAGCCCAGCCATGCCGTGGGATCCGCTAACCATTCCATATTCTGTCTCTATCTCTCTTCAGTGATTTCAGGCTGCCGGGCACGGCAAAGTGCGGCGCGAAAGCTCGAAGGCTGCGCCAACAACGATAGTCGGTAGTCGGAAGACCGGATGTTGCGAGTGCGTCAAGACCGCGCGACAGCGCGAGGGGAATGGGATTCCTAGAATAGAACTGGGAGGCTCCGAGAGGGTGTTCATGCAAATCCTGAATGAAAAAAGGCCTTGAAGCGTACAGGCTCAGATAACTTTTCCTACAGCTGGAAATCATTTCAAAATCTGTACGCCGCACCTGTCTCCGGGCTTTTACGGGTAAAGCGTCGACAACACCCGGTCCGCATTGGCACCGCAGCTCATGCCTTCAGGCTTGGATTGAATATTCTCGATCACCTCCAGCAGCCGCGCCTTGCTCTGAGCCAGATGCTGCTGCATGACTTCGATCTGCTCGACCTTGCGCGTCAGACCCGCCACCAGCTCATCGTGTTTGAACTCACCGGTACCGGCGGCAGGCAACAGCTGCTTGAGCTCTTCCAGGGAAAACCCGGCCTGCTGGGCGCTGCGGATGATATTCAGGGTTTGCAGTACTTGTGGCGGGTAGCGCCGATAACCATTGCCCTGGCGCTCCACTTTGGGAATCAGACCCTGAGCCTCATAAAAACGAATACTCGAAGCGCTCAAGCCACTCTGCTGCGCCAATTCACCGATTTTCATTTCAGCCTCGATTTGCCCGCTTGACATTAAAGTTAACTTTAATCTTAGCCTCGCTCCATCACTGTTGAGGAGTCAAGCAATGTCACCCTTCCAGATTTTGAATCTGCCCAACGGCCAGACCGTCGGCAACCGTATTGCCAAAGCCGCGATGGAAGAAAACCTCGCGGACCGAAACCAGGCACCGTCCCGCGAATTGTTCCGTTTGTATCAAGCCTGGGCCGACGGCGGCGCCGGTTTGCTGTTGACCGGCAATGTGATGATCGACCGCCGCGCCATGACCGGGCCCGGTGGCGTCGTGCTTGAAGACGAGCGGCATCTGGAGCGCTTCCGCCAATGGGCCGAAATCGCACGCAGCGGCGGCGCGCAGGTCTGGGTCCAACTCAATCATCCCGGTCGTCAGACCTTTGCCAATATGGGCCAGCAAGCGCTGGCGCCATCGGCGGTGGCACTGGAAATGGGCTCATTCTCGAAACTGTTCGCCGAGCCCAGGCCAATGACCGAGGACGATATCGAAGAAGTCATTCAACGGTTCGCAAAAAGTGCCGCCCTTGCCGAAAAAGCCGGTTTCACCGGGGTGCAGATCCACGCTGCGCACGGCTATCTGCTCAGTCAGTTTCTCTCGCCGCTGACCAACCGCCGCACCGATCGCTGGGGGGGGTCGCTGGAAAACCGCGCGCGCCTGCTGCTGTCGGTGATTGAGGCCATCCGCCAGGCGGTGTCGCCGCAATTCTGCGTGGCCGTGAAACTCAATTCGGCGGACTTCCAGCGCGGCGGCTTCGACACCGACGACGCACTTCAGGTGATCGAATGGCTCAACGAGCAGCCGATCGACCTGCTGGAACTGTCCGGCGGCAGCTACGAAGCCCCGGCAATGCAAGGTGAAGCGCGTGACGGACGCACCCTCGCCCGCGAGGCATTCTTTCTGGAAATGGCTACCGAACTGGCCAGCGTCGCGCGCATGCCGGTGATGGTCACCGGCGGTATCCGCCGCCTGCCCGTGGTCGAACAAGTGCTCGACAGCGGCATCGACATGGCCGGCATCGCTACTGCGCTGGCCATTGAGCCAAACCTGGTCAAACACTGGCGCGAAGGCCGTAACAGCGAGCCGCAACTGCCACCGATCCGCTGGAAACGCAAACCGCTGGCCGCACTGGCGAACATGGCCGTGGTTCGCTTCCAGATGTCCCGTCTGAGCCGTGGCCGCCAGCCCAAGCCCGAGGTGTCGGCACTCTGGGCGCTGATCCGCGACCGGTTGTACCTCAGCCGCCGGACCCGCCAGTACCGACAGGCGATGAACGCCTAACGCCCGGCAAACCGCAGGCGCGACAACTGACGCAGGTCATCCTCGACGTAGTAGTCGTTGGTCCAGCGGTCATCCGCCGCCAACGGCTGCACCTGTTTCAACGCCAGTTTTTTCGCGAAGTAGCGAAAACGGTAATGCTCGTAGAACCGCAGCAGTTCCAGGCCATAGCGATCCGCCAGATCGGTGTCGCCGCGAATGATCAGGTAGTTCTCGTCATTGCCGTTGCTGGCCGAGGTACTGAGGTTGTGGCTGCCGCTGATGATGGTCGGGCTGTCGCTGGTGAAGTCGATGACCACCGCTTTGGTGTGCACCAGCAGGTTGCCTTTCTGGCCTTTCATGTTTTCCCGTAGCCAGCCTTCCAGCCCGGTGTTGAGCAATGCGGTGGCGGCGAATTCGGCGGTTCGGTCGGCGTGAAACCCGGTGATGCGGCTGACCGTGTTTTGCAGGCCGTACCGCAGGATGTCGTCGTGGGGCTGGCCGAGCAATGCGTTGAGAATCGCGTCGGGCAAGGCGAAGGCGGTAACGAACAGCAGGTCTTTCTTCGCCCCCTCGATGATGTCGACGAACTCCCGCAAATCCGCACCGCCGGTGCGCGGGGAGAACCCGGCAAACAAGGGCTGTGCCGGATTCATCGGGTTGTGTTGAGTGATCCAGTCGCGGGTGGCGCCGACGTCCGCCGGCTCGGCCCAGATCTGCTCGAAGGTTTTCAGGTAACTCGCGCTGACCGTCGAATCGTCCAGCACATGCACCACGTTGGCCTGGCGGTATACGCCGTTGGCGGTGAAGTTGGTGCTGCCGCACAGCACCGCTTGCGGGTGGCGCTCGCCGCCTCCGTCGAGGCGGCTGAGGACAATGAACTTGTTATGGAAAATGTTGTGAGTGACCCGCCCGCGTTTGCTGGTCGCCGGCAGTTTCGCAAGGCTCGCTTCGTTGATCGTCGTGTCTTCGTCATCGGGCCGGGCGTGATACAGCACCCGCACCTGAACACCCCGATCGAACGCCGCGTTCACCGTGTCGATGATGGCTTGCAACTGATACTCGTAGATCGCGATATCCAGCGCCCATTGACCGTCCGTTGCACGTTCGATAAACCCTTGCAGGCGTCCGAGCAGACCGTTCTCCAGCCACTGACGCGCCGCATCGGGCCAGGCTTCGATGGGCAGTTTTTTGTTGGCGCTGATCAAGGCGTCGAGTTCGGGGAATTTGCGCTGAAACGCCTGGCTCGCAGCCACGGCGCGGTTGAAGATCACGCTCTGATTCGCGGGGTGACCGTCGTCGGAACGAATCGTCAGTTCCAGCGCTTCGCCCAGTTGCGGTGCATCCGGCGAGCCATACGCCAGGTGTACGCGATAGTGGATCGTCATGCCCGGATTGACTGCGTAATCGGCCCAGCGAAATTTCTGTAGCGGTGCCTTGTCGCTGGGCGTGGCGTGAAACTGCGGGAAGGTATGGGCCTTGTCGGGAAAGGTCAGGCTATTGAACAGAAACAGCCACGGTTTGGCGCCCTGCTGCTTTTCGATGGCAAATCCCAGCAGGCCTTTGCGGCGGGATTCGGCGAGGTCCATGGCGAGCAGCACGCCATTGGTTCCGGCGTAGGCCTTGACGCGAAAATCGTCCTGCGGATTGGCGACCAGTACGCGCATGATTCACTCCTTGTGATTGGGCCCCACTGCAGCATAGCTCTCAGACCGACAACAACTCGTCGATATGCCGGTAATCGGCGTCCAGCGCTGTCGCCAATTGCCTTGCACGGCCCAGCCGGATCGGCCCGCGCTCGATATCGATCAACAGGCCGGGACACACCAGCGCTGGCATTTGCGGACAGTCTTTCAACCGGCCATCGGTGATCACCAGCAACCGTTGTTGTTCGACGGGAAAACGCTTGCGCCGCACCGCAAGCCAATGCCCGGCTTCCGTCAGCGCCGCCAACAGCGGCGTGCCGCCTCCCGCGCCCAACCCATCGAGCCATGCGCGCAACCCGCTGGAGGCCTTCAGTCCTTGCACCTGCCATTTCGGCGCCGCGCCGCTTGCGGTCAGCAACGCAAGACGCGCGCGCTGCCGATAAGCGTCGTCGAACAGTTGCGCGAGCAAGCCCTTGGCATCGCTCAATGCCTGATGGCGACGGGTCGAAGCGGAGGCATCGACGACCACCAGCCACAGTTCATGGGGCGTGCGGGTACGCAGTTGAAACAGCAGGTCCGCGCGGACTTTCGGGAGGCCATTGAGCAAGGTTCCGGGCCAGTTCACCGAGCCGCTGCGAGCCGCGTGCCGCTTGCCTTGTCGGCCGTTATCGAGCCGTCCGGCCCGGGGTCTGGCATTCGCCCCCGCGTCAGATCGGGGGCGAATGCCTAAGGCTTTTTTTGTAGGTGTGGCGGCCAGGTCGGGACTTCACGGCGGGCACCGGTTGCGAGGGCCGGAGCCGGCATTTCGCCCCACTGGCCCTGCCCTTCGCCCAGCTCGGCGTCAGTGCCGGACGGCGATTGCGCCGGTGGCGGCGGACTCGCCACAGACTGCTCGCGACGCCGGTGACGCAAGGCAAACTCAGCCACGGCATCGATATCCTGCTCGGCAATGGCTTCGGCACCGCGCCACGCCGCATGTGCCCTCGCGGCACGCAACCAGACCAGATCGGCGCGCAAACCGTCGACGCCTGCGGCGAAGCAGCGCTCGGTGATCTGCGCCAGCGCCGCGTCATCCAGCGCAATAGCCGGTAAAACCTTGCGGGCGTTCTCGCAGCGCTGACGCAGAACCTGCTGCTCAGCCTCCCACTGCGAACAAAACGCTTGCGGATCGCTATCGAAAT
Protein-coding sequences here:
- a CDS encoding DUF4434 family protein, whose amino-acid sequence is MVRWMLCLCLLMSATVATADERVFYQPLNVDAGLTQAQWQKVWQDTAKQGTRTVIVQWTAYGDSDFGGANGWLANSLKLAQRQGLQLVLGLAMDPAFYTRIDELDSAGLGAYWQAQLGQSLARQQKLRQDWKLPVSGWYLPLELDDLHFLAADRRATLQRQLKDFAAKLDAPLHVSAFSAGKLAPAVNGQWLGELTAAGAHVWWQDGAGTGRLSPLVRKGYVSALPCSVGIVREAFRQVSREGEPFRAEPATPDATSTGCHQNAVFSLRYRPWGSVILDNQRKHPGSNVQNH
- a CDS encoding sensor domain-containing diguanylate cyclase is translated as MYKTIEDEVLKKTAPAEVWEEFIQHEFERLHSFCLLIYLASIGIWLAFDLIVSFIGNQGFTWRSMVFIAAFAILAVVLMFTRKARHFDWLNLTFVVIITLGIRMVINGLPPTFHGIWLVLAAATTLYSASVLPLSRWSFFAAQVVTWLMLNPFMNTGIDLLELKGVMTIAYSVFLCALTIYTFLKLREAKLYNYIMSKLLLDQAYNDTLTEIPNRRSFMTSVGKTLQAVPREHDHYLAMIDIDNFKKVNDVYGHDIGDEVLKRIAADIKAVMAPFEYARLGGEEFAIYLAGVRREDVEALAGELCRVVREQTTRHPVTISIGVARVADGDTLNQALIKADEALYESKHTGKDRYTFHQ
- a CDS encoding TerC family protein, with the translated sequence MEWLADPTAWLGLLTLIVLELVLGIDNLVFIAILADKLPPHQRDRARIIGLSLALIMRLGLLASISWLVTLTQPLFEVFDKSFSGRDLIMLFGGVFLLFKATMELHERLEGHVGERSTNTAYALFWPIVAQIVVLDAVFSLDAVITAVGMVDELAVMMIAVVVSIGVMIVASKPLTRFVNAHPTVIMLCLGFLMMIGFALTAEGLGFHIPKGYLYAAIGFSILIEIFNQIARARRKRSMQGLRPMRERTAHAVMRLLGGRKLAVEEVGEEISDLLDNGEAPSAELFDRRERVMISGVLQLAERPIRALMTVRADVDHIDLADDAEAIRTRLMHSSYSRLPLIRNGAVDEPLGFVHKKELLKEYLAGNEPNLEHLARKTVNLLDSYSILNALEQMRAASTHIAFVVNEFGDFVGVLTMTDILESIAGELPDASEIAGPDVVEEQGGFIVNGALNLTRIREHTGFRAEPTEDYQTLAGLVMSLLDRLPMKGDRLEHEGWGMTVMAVEERRVTRVLLVREA
- a CDS encoding MerR family transcriptional regulator; its protein translation is MKIGELAQQSGLSASSIRFYEAQGLIPKVERQGNGYRRYPPQVLQTLNIIRSAQQAGFSLEELKQLLPAAGTGEFKHDELVAGLTRKVEQIEVMQQHLAQSKARLLEVIENIQSKPEGMSCGANADRVLSTLYP
- a CDS encoding NADH:flavin oxidoreductase/NADH oxidase family protein encodes the protein MSPFQILNLPNGQTVGNRIAKAAMEENLADRNQAPSRELFRLYQAWADGGAGLLLTGNVMIDRRAMTGPGGVVLEDERHLERFRQWAEIARSGGAQVWVQLNHPGRQTFANMGQQALAPSAVALEMGSFSKLFAEPRPMTEDDIEEVIQRFAKSAALAEKAGFTGVQIHAAHGYLLSQFLSPLTNRRTDRWGGSLENRARLLLSVIEAIRQAVSPQFCVAVKLNSADFQRGGFDTDDALQVIEWLNEQPIDLLELSGGSYEAPAMQGEARDGRTLAREAFFLEMATELASVARMPVMVTGGIRRLPVVEQVLDSGIDMAGIATALAIEPNLVKHWREGRNSEPQLPPIRWKRKPLAALANMAVVRFQMSRLSRGRQPKPEVSALWALIRDRLYLSRRTRQYRQAMNA
- a CDS encoding phospholipase D-like domain-containing protein, with the translated sequence MRVLVANPQDDFRVKAYAGTNGVLLAMDLAESRRKGLLGFAIEKQQGAKPWLFLFNSLTFPDKAHTFPQFHATPSDKAPLQKFRWADYAVNPGMTIHYRVHLAYGSPDAPQLGEALELTIRSDDGHPANQSVIFNRAVAASQAFQRKFPELDALISANKKLPIEAWPDAARQWLENGLLGRLQGFIERATDGQWALDIAIYEYQLQAIIDTVNAAFDRGVQVRVLYHARPDDEDTTINEASLAKLPATSKRGRVTHNIFHNKFIVLSRLDGGGERHPQAVLCGSTNFTANGVYRQANVVHVLDDSTVSASYLKTFEQIWAEPADVGATRDWITQHNPMNPAQPLFAGFSPRTGGADLREFVDIIEGAKKDLLFVTAFALPDAILNALLGQPHDDILRYGLQNTVSRITGFHADRTAEFAATALLNTGLEGWLRENMKGQKGNLLVHTKAVVIDFTSDSPTIISGSHNLSTSASNGNDENYLIIRGDTDLADRYGLELLRFYEHYRFRYFAKKLALKQVQPLAADDRWTNDYYVEDDLRQLSRLRFAGR
- a CDS encoding vWA domain-containing protein codes for the protein MLNGLPKVRADLLFQLRTRTPHELWLVVVDASASTRRHQALSDAKGLLAQLFDDAYRQRARLALLTASGAAPKWQVQGLKASSGLRAWLDGLGAGGGTPLLAALTEAGHWLAVRRKRFPVEQQRLLVITDGRLKDCPQMPALVCPGLLIDIERGPIRLGRARQLATALDADYRHIDELLSV